The Acidobacteriota bacterium sequence GAAAAGCGCCGGCTACGCATCGAGAACGAGCGATACCGGGAGCACCTGGAGGAACTGGTGGAGGCTCGCACCCGCAAGGTGCTCGAGGCGATGGAGGAAATCGCCGCCCTCAACGAAGAACTGACCCGGGCCTACGACAGCACCCTCTCGGCGTTGATGATCGCTCTCGATCACCGGGACAACGAAACCCAGGGGCATTCGCTGCGGGTCGTGGCCTACACCGATCGCCTGGCCCGGGAAATGGGTATCGTCGAACCGGAACTGACCGAGATCAAACGGGGCGCCATGCTCCACGACGTGGGCAAGATCGGTGTCCAGGATGCCGTGCTGCGCAAGCCCGGGCCACTGGATCCCGAAGAACTCGAGCAGATGCACCAGCATCCCCGCTGGGGCTGGGAGATGCTGCGGGGGATCGACTACCTCGCGGTGCCCGCGGAAATCGTCCTCTCCCACCAGGAGAACTGGGACGGCAGCGGCTATCCCCGGGGCTTGCGCCAGGAGCAGATCCCGGTCGGGGCCAGGATCTTCGCCGTGGCGGATACCCTCGACGCGATGACCTCCAACCGACCCTACCGCAACGCCGGCACCATGGAGGAGGTGCGCGGCGAACTGCTCCGCTGCGCCGGTACCCAGTTCGACCCGCGGGTGGTAGAGGCTTTTCTGGCCGTGGAAGCCGAGGAGTGGTGGACCCTGCGCGCCGC is a genomic window containing:
- a CDS encoding HD domain-containing phosphohydrolase; translated protein: LTGLRDAPTAVAAMRSGASDYVCKPFSLHEMDARLREALEKRRLRIENERYREHLEELVEARTRKVLEAMEEIAALNEELTRAYDSTLSALMIALDHRDNETQGHSLRVVAYTDRLAREMGIVEPELTEIKRGAMLHDVGKIGVQDAVLRKPGPLDPEELEQMHQHPRWGWEMLRGIDYLAVPAEIVLSHQENWDGSGYPRGLRQEQIPVGARIFAVADTLDAMTSNRPYRNAGTMEEVRGELLRCAGTQFDPRVVEAFLAVEAEEWWTLRAAVQRAMAAREDAGIPPELFSPGGP